One segment of Anatilimnocola aggregata DNA contains the following:
- the rpsG gene encoding 30S ribosomal protein S7 has translation MGKITASATSLKPDPRYRSILAGKFINCLMYSGKKSVAQVLFYAALDYIKEKIPDREPIEVFHTALENVKPYIEVRSRRVGGAAYQVPMQVNRNRQQSLAIRWLLAACREKKGRPMYLKLADELIAAYNKEGVAFTKRENVHRMADANKAFAHFAW, from the coding sequence ATGGGCAAGATTACTGCCAGTGCAACGTCGCTTAAACCCGACCCGCGTTATCGTTCGATCCTCGCCGGCAAGTTCATTAACTGCCTGATGTACAGCGGCAAGAAGAGCGTCGCGCAAGTTCTCTTCTATGCAGCCCTGGACTACATCAAAGAGAAAATTCCGGATCGCGAACCGATCGAGGTGTTCCACACCGCGCTCGAAAACGTGAAGCCCTACATCGAAGTTCGCTCGCGCCGCGTGGGTGGTGCCGCCTATCAAGTGCCAATGCAGGTGAACCGCAATCGTCAGCAGTCGCTGGCCATTCGCTGGCTGCTCGCCGCTTGCCGCGAGAAGAAGGGGCGTCCGATGTATCTGAAATTGGCCGACGAACTGATCGCCGCCTACAACAAAGAAGGCGTTGCCTTCACCAAGCGCGAAAACGTCCACCGCATGGCCGATGCGAACAAGGCGTTCGCTCACTTCGCCTGGTAG
- the rpsL gene encoding 30S ribosomal protein S12, whose product MPTINQLVRKPRRQKRVFSKSPVLEKNPFKQGVCLIVRTMTPKKPNSALRKITRVRLSTGREVTVYIPGEGHNLQEHSIVLVRGGRIRDLPGVRYHVVRGVRDTLGVNGRKQARSKYGAKGS is encoded by the coding sequence ATGCCCACGATCAATCAACTGGTACGCAAACCGCGTCGCCAAAAGCGTGTCTTCAGCAAGTCGCCCGTGCTGGAAAAGAACCCCTTCAAGCAAGGCGTTTGCTTGATCGTCCGCACGATGACTCCGAAGAAGCCTAACTCGGCTCTGCGGAAGATCACCCGCGTTCGTCTGTCGACGGGCCGCGAAGTGACCGTTTACATCCCAGGTGAAGGTCACAACCTGCAAGAACACTCGATCGTGCTCGTCCGTGGTGGTCGTATCCGCGATCTACCAGGTGTGCGCTATCACGTCGTCCGCGGCGTCCGCGATACACTCGGCGTCAATGGTCGCAAGCAAGCCCGTAGCAAGTACGGGGCTAAGGGCAGCTAA
- the fusA gene encoding elongation factor G, whose protein sequence is MSRQIEKIRNIGIIAHIDAGKTTVTERMLFLSGAKHRVGEVDKGTTETDSDPEEQQRGITIYAACVTFNWKDVIINLLDTPGHVDFTAEVERCLRVLDGAVVVFSAREGVEAQSETVWRQADRYKVPRVAFVNKLDREGANFEAVVGQISDRLHGNPLVIEIPVGQGPPHTSNPFRGVIDLIDLKFLTFPTDRDSRDVNIGEIPEDMQLEAQAWREQMLEKLYSYSNELMELALEEKPIPSDLIRKALREATLAMQVQPVLCGSALHGIGVQPVLDAVQYYLPSPVDLPPVEGESVGEKNKKTITRKASNDEPMCGLVFKVLPAKTGDIHWVRVYSGVLKSNSRVLNPGKDLKENVAQLWQIHAQKKDKDGQVDSIEAGDIVGVIGMRQSITGDTICDTREPILLETIKFPETVISMAIEPENSTERKKLNDTLDMLKRQDPTLHVVSGETGQTLISGMGELHLEVMKNRLLRDFALNVKFHKPQVSYRETIDHAVEVVGECHRMIAGQQLFAKVRIKMEPVQGAASPVTVLNFSPVDGVPPELMTAAVEELKAAGEGGGHIAGFPLIKIRVSVLGGEWNPEQTDIRAMKIAASDAFEKGLEQGGKVLLEPIMKLDIVTPDDYHGDFVGDLQRRRAIIARTDNRGTLTTIEAHAPLKELFGYSSAMRSLSQGRASCSMEPLMYAPAPPEVVKTFEM, encoded by the coding sequence ATGTCTCGCCAGATCGAAAAAATCCGGAACATCGGCATTATTGCCCACATCGATGCGGGCAAGACGACGGTCACGGAACGCATGCTCTTCTTAAGCGGTGCCAAGCATCGGGTGGGCGAAGTCGACAAGGGAACCACCGAGACCGACTCCGATCCTGAAGAGCAACAGCGCGGCATCACCATCTATGCGGCGTGCGTCACGTTCAATTGGAAGGATGTGATCATCAATCTGCTCGATACTCCCGGGCACGTCGATTTCACTGCCGAAGTCGAACGCTGCCTGCGTGTGTTGGACGGTGCCGTTGTCGTCTTTAGTGCCCGCGAAGGTGTCGAAGCCCAGAGCGAAACGGTCTGGCGCCAGGCCGATCGCTACAAAGTGCCGCGCGTCGCCTTCGTCAACAAGCTGGATCGCGAAGGAGCCAACTTCGAAGCCGTGGTCGGGCAAATCAGCGATCGCCTGCATGGCAATCCGCTGGTGATCGAAATTCCCGTGGGGCAAGGCCCACCGCATACGAGCAATCCGTTTCGCGGTGTGATTGACTTGATCGATCTGAAGTTCCTCACTTTCCCCACCGATCGCGACAGTCGCGACGTGAACATCGGCGAGATTCCCGAAGACATGCAGCTCGAAGCGCAAGCCTGGCGCGAGCAGATGCTCGAAAAATTGTATTCCTACAGCAACGAATTGATGGAGCTTGCACTCGAAGAAAAGCCGATTCCTTCCGACTTGATCCGCAAGGCCTTGCGCGAAGCGACTCTGGCCATGCAAGTTCAGCCGGTGCTTTGCGGTTCCGCCTTGCACGGCATCGGCGTGCAGCCGGTGCTCGATGCGGTGCAGTACTATCTGCCGAGCCCGGTCGATTTGCCTCCAGTCGAGGGCGAGAGTGTTGGCGAAAAGAACAAGAAGACCATTACTCGCAAGGCAAGCAATGACGAGCCGATGTGCGGGCTGGTGTTCAAAGTGCTGCCGGCCAAGACGGGCGATATTCACTGGGTGCGAGTCTATTCCGGCGTGCTGAAGTCGAATAGCCGCGTGCTTAATCCAGGCAAAGACCTGAAAGAGAATGTTGCCCAGCTATGGCAGATTCATGCGCAAAAGAAAGATAAGGACGGCCAGGTCGATAGCATCGAAGCGGGGGACATCGTCGGCGTGATTGGAATGCGCCAGTCGATTACGGGCGATACCATTTGCGACACACGCGAGCCCATTTTGCTGGAGACGATCAAGTTTCCCGAGACGGTCATTTCGATGGCTATCGAGCCAGAGAATAGCACCGAGCGAAAGAAACTCAACGACACGCTCGACATGCTCAAGCGGCAGGATCCAACCCTGCATGTAGTCAGCGGCGAAACGGGCCAAACGCTCATCAGCGGTATGGGCGAATTGCACCTCGAAGTGATGAAGAATCGCTTGCTGCGCGACTTCGCCCTGAATGTGAAGTTCCACAAGCCGCAGGTCAGCTATCGCGAGACAATCGACCACGCCGTGGAAGTCGTTGGTGAGTGCCATCGCATGATCGCCGGGCAGCAGTTGTTCGCCAAGGTCCGCATCAAAATGGAGCCCGTGCAGGGTGCTGCTTCGCCGGTGACGGTCCTCAACTTCAGCCCCGTCGATGGCGTGCCTCCCGAACTCATGACCGCTGCAGTGGAAGAACTCAAAGCGGCCGGCGAAGGTGGCGGGCATATCGCAGGCTTCCCGCTGATCAAGATTCGCGTCAGTGTGCTGGGGGGTGAATGGAACCCGGAACAGACCGATATTCGCGCCATGAAGATCGCTGCTTCGGACGCCTTTGAGAAGGGATTGGAACAAGGGGGCAAGGTCTTGCTCGAGCCAATCATGAAGCTCGACATTGTGACGCCCGACGACTATCACGGCGACTTCGTCGGCGACTTGCAACGCCGGCGCGCGATCATCGCCCGCACCGATAACCGCGGCACGCTCACCACGATCGAAGCCCATGCCCCGCTCAAGGAGCTATTCGGTTACTCCAGTGCAATGCGGAGCCTGAGCCAAGGTCGGGCAAGTTGTTCGATGGAGCCCCTGATGTATGCTCCGGCACCGCCC